CAGCCAAAATCTTGCCTGAATACTGATCCACATGAACAGTCCGGTCGGACATCGGGTCAGTGCTATCCGTATTCATGGAATCGCGGCTTAGCGTCCACACACCCGTTGCCGAACGCGGCACGTTCAACTGATAGCGGGCATCGAACCCGATTTCACGCGCAAGCCGATCCACCGTGTCGATCGTCACCGGACCAGCATCCACACCAGCAACACCCGCATCACTCCCAGACGCAGGCAATGGTGTCTGCTCCAACGCCCACGGCACTTCACGGCGGTCGTGGTTCAAACTGGCATGGGTTTCATCCGACAATGGAACTTCGCTCCATTTTTCCGCAGGAAACTGGCTCCACGCTTGAACCATTTTACCGCCCCAGATTCCTGCCCACGACAGGCCTGAAATCAGGAAGAACACCAAAAACAAGGATAACCAGATGCCAACAACGCCATGCAGCGATTTCCACAACGCGCGACCGCGGCCAAAAGTTGGAACAAACGCACGACGCCATCCCGCACCGCGTGGCCACCACATATAAAGACCCGTGGCAATCAGGACCAACGCCAACGACGCGGCCGTCTCCAGCATCCGGTCCCCTGTGACACCAAGCATCAGATCACTGTGGATACCGTCGACGAAATCATACCATCCGCTCCGGCGTGGAAAAGTCTCGATCACCTCTGCGGTGTATAGATCAACGGCGACCATCGTGGCATCGCCACCAGAATCGACGCGAAACAACGCCGCCACATCGGGTGTACGTGGGGCGACGTACTGCTTCAGCGTCCCGTCGGGTATGGCGGCCACAGCAGCATCCGCTTGTACGGAAACCGGCTGGATAATGTCCTGTGGGATCACGGCTGTCCGTTCCCCGTCTCTCCCGTCAATCCACGCGATCCACAGCATGGCCATCCCTGTGACCGCCAATACGGTCAGGAACGGAATTACAAATAAGCCAGCGTAGAAATGCCAGCGCCACGCGGCGAAATAGAGTTTGTTCACGCGGCCCTCGGGCGGCGCGGTAATGTCGGTTGCTTTCATGATTTGGCTCCAAGCCTTGAGACCCGCTTGCAAGCGGGCGAAATTGAACTCTGTTGGGTGAAGAGATCAGGCTTGGGGTGGTGCGCGTGTCAGTCGCGCAGGATCAAGTGGGCGCGCGTTGTGCAGTTGAACGGCGACAAAGGTTTGAATGCGCGTCTGTTCCAGCAGACGCATTGGAATGCCGTGGCAATCACGCGGAATAAGCGCGCCACCCGCCAGACGGCAGGCCTCGCACTTTTGACCCACGGCATTGTCCTGCCCGCCTGTATCGCCACAAATGTCAGACAACGAACCGCCAGCAGCGACATAGGCTGCAAGCTCGGGCGTCATTTCAGATTGAACTGCGGGAGAATGGGCAAATCCGGACATCACCATCGCGCAAATCAGCGCAACGGGCGTCAAAAGACTGGAAATGATCCGCAACGCTTTGAACATGCCACGCGACCTAGATCATTTCGAAGGCGGACACGAGAGGCCATTTACCAAAAAGGGCGCCCAACCGGACGCCCTTTCCACAGCAATCGGCCCACCAACAACAAGGTCCGCACGTCACGATCAAATCACGACATCATCAAGATCAAATAAACCGCCGTCGTCAGCACCGCATGAACGCGGGGCCAACGATCAGTCGCGGCCCACATAGCCAAGACCGCAAAAACCGCATTAATAACCACATCCTGAGCCAGCATCGCATTGGCCCACTCAATGAAAAGTTGTAGATACCACATCATAGGATAATCTCCCGTTACGCGGCGAGGCCCCGCCTGAGTTTCAGACGTTGTCCGGACAAGACTAAAATCGCAGATCAGGGGCGAACGAACGAGATGAACAGAGTTGGCGTTGGTGGAACAGGGTTGGTAAGAGTTGGCTAAAGTTGAACGGGCAACAATGGTGGCTTTCGGCAAAGCCGTTCGCGCAGCAAGAATTGACAAAGGATGGTCCCATCCTCAGCTCGATCGACAGACCCAAGACGGTATCGACAAATCGCACTTGTCCGCGATCGAAACAGGAAAACGGAAGGGTTTGAGCCCCGTCACCGTCTCGCGCCTCGTCACCGCGCTAGAGATGGACAAACAATGGGTGGATAGCTTCGTATCTGGCTCACCTGCGCCCGACAGTTCACCAAAGAATCCCCAGACCGCAGAAGAAAAGGAAAAACAGGAACAGACCGCGCAGCGGTTGACGGACAAGATCCACAAAGACCCAACCGCCCCGCCAGTCGCAGAAGCACTGCTCACAACACTGGCGTATGAATTTGCTGGCGGACATTACCTCGACTTGCACACGGCCTATACGGCGCTGCGCCAAGCCCTCGAAGCCGCAGAAAACATTCGCAAACGCGGGGAAATGCCGCCGGACAATACGGGCAGCCAGTTGAATGCCGTGATGGC
The Rhodobacteraceae bacterium S2214 genome window above contains:
- a CDS encoding PepSY domain-containing protein gives rise to the protein MKATDITAPPEGRVNKLYFAAWRWHFYAGLFVIPFLTVLAVTGMAMLWIAWIDGRDGERTAVIPQDIIQPVSVQADAAVAAIPDGTLKQYVAPRTPDVAALFRVDSGGDATMVAVDLYTAEVIETFPRRSGWYDFVDGIHSDLMLGVTGDRMLETAASLALVLIATGLYMWWPRGAGWRRAFVPTFGRGRALWKSLHGVVGIWLSLFLVFFLISGLSWAGIWGGKMVQAWSQFPAEKWSEVPLSDETHASLNHDRREVPWALEQTPLPASGSDAGVAGVDAGPVTIDTVDRLAREIGFDARYQLNVPRSATGVWTLSRDSMNTDSTDPMSDRTVHVDQYSGKILADVRFDDYSVAGKAMAVGIALHMGTLGLWSVLANTIICLSVLFLCVSSVVLWWKRKPAHAGRLSAPPMPKELPLWQGAMFVGLAVSMAFPMAGIALLCVLAVDAFILSWLPSLRYRLT